Proteins encoded by one window of Erythrobacter sp.:
- a CDS encoding polysaccharide export protein, protein MRMIFAISLSLAVAACGPPDVGMDPSITRPTGDVLPAPSGLGINGEYIYVLRPFDTVSVELAGMPDMQREIRIDGQGMLSFPLAGSVSASGLTTTALALVIEDRLRDGYVRDPRVTVNMVEQQSHILTVDGQVRTPGLFPVTRDMTLMQAVALAGGDTDNSRTSAVMIFREVQGEQYVGLYNLDAIRYGNYPDPRIYPGDKVVVSSDEARQLIGSLQGVTGLITTPLVLLLR, encoded by the coding sequence ATGAGAATGATTTTTGCGATATCACTTTCGCTAGCAGTCGCCGCGTGTGGGCCGCCGGACGTCGGGATGGATCCCAGCATCACGCGGCCTACCGGCGATGTCTTGCCGGCGCCGAGCGGTTTGGGAATAAATGGCGAATACATCTATGTTCTCCGGCCATTCGATACTGTCTCGGTCGAGCTTGCCGGGATGCCCGACATGCAGCGAGAGATCCGGATCGATGGGCAAGGAATGCTTTCGTTTCCCTTGGCCGGATCAGTCTCCGCCTCTGGCCTAACCACGACCGCGCTTGCCCTAGTGATCGAGGACAGGTTACGCGATGGGTATGTCCGAGACCCGCGCGTTACAGTCAACATGGTGGAGCAGCAGAGTCATATCCTGACGGTTGACGGGCAGGTGAGGACCCCTGGCCTCTTTCCTGTAACGCGGGACATGACGTTGATGCAGGCCGTTGCGCTGGCAGGTGGCGATACGGACAATTCGCGTACTTCGGCAGTGATGATTTTCCGGGAAGTCCAAGGCGAACAGTATGTTGGCCTCTACAATCTGGACGCTATACGTTACGGGAATTATCCCGACCCGCGAATTTATCCGGGCGACAAGGTTGTGGTGAGTTCGGACGAGGCGAGGCAGCTGATTGGTAGTTTGCAAGGCGTCACCGGACTGATCACTACACCGCTAGTCTTGCTACTTCGCTAG
- the thyA gene encoding thymidylate synthase, translating into MSDTSRHPEWQYLDLMRHIWEHGDERMDRTGVGTRSVFGTMLRFDLADDRVPLLTTKRVFWKAAAKEMLWFLTGSTNIRPLLQAGVTIWSDWPLKKYRQASGEDIEQSDFEARIVADEAFAANWGDLGPVYGKQWVDWPTYRYGPDGKYEAGPGINQVAQVVDSLKTNPGSRRHIIEGWNVAELDRMALPPCHKTYQFHVAGEAEGARLNCLLYQRSCDVALGLPFNLFGAALLTRMMAAQTGLLPGELVWSGGDTHLYLNHSELVEEQLQREPEGAPKLAIMRVPPSIFDFRFEDFTVHDYEPQGVLRAPVAV; encoded by the coding sequence ATGAGTGACACATCCCGCCACCCCGAATGGCAATACCTTGATCTGATGCGCCACATCTGGGAGCATGGCGACGAGCGGATGGACCGCACCGGCGTGGGTACGCGCTCGGTATTCGGCACCATGCTGCGGTTCGATCTCGCCGATGATCGCGTGCCATTGCTTACCACCAAGCGGGTTTTCTGGAAGGCAGCGGCAAAGGAAATGCTGTGGTTCCTCACCGGCAGCACCAATATCCGCCCGCTGCTGCAAGCGGGGGTGACGATCTGGAGCGACTGGCCGCTGAAGAAATACCGGCAGGCGAGCGGCGAGGACATCGAACAGTCCGATTTCGAAGCACGGATTGTTGCGGATGAAGCTTTCGCCGCCAACTGGGGCGATCTTGGTCCAGTCTATGGGAAGCAGTGGGTGGACTGGCCGACCTACCGCTATGGCCCGGATGGCAAGTACGAGGCTGGCCCCGGCATCAACCAAGTCGCGCAGGTAGTGGACAGCCTCAAGACCAATCCCGGCAGCCGGCGCCACATCATCGAGGGCTGGAACGTCGCCGAGCTTGACCGGATGGCGCTGCCGCCTTGCCACAAGACCTACCAGTTCCATGTTGCCGGGGAAGCGGAGGGCGCGCGGCTCAATTGCCTGCTCTACCAACGCAGCTGTGACGTGGCTCTCGGGCTACCGTTCAACCTGTTCGGAGCGGCGCTGCTGACGCGGATGATGGCGGCGCAGACGGGCCTGCTCCCTGGCGAACTGGTGTGGAGCGGGGGCGATACCCATCTCTATCTCAACCACTCCGAACTGGTCGAAGAGCAATTGCAGCGCGAACCAGAAGGTGCGCCCAAACTGGCCATCATGCGCGTGCCGCCAAGCATTTTCGACTTTCGCTTCGAGGATTTTACGGTGCATGATTATGAACCGCAGGGCGTGCTTCGCGCACCAGTGGCGGTCTGA
- a CDS encoding 3-methyl-2-oxobutanoate dehydrogenase (2-methylpropanoyl-transferring) subunit alpha — protein sequence MASANDAKGHNRPPLRLHVPEPFYRPGDAVDFSHVTIPPAGAQPRPDEACPARDTYPLCDDLIRVLGEDNQAHGPWDPRLAPETLRQMLREMALVRAFDNRMYRAQRQGKTSFYMKCTGEEATSVCATHALDADDMIFPSYRQQGCLIARGYRLTEMINQIYSNRADKLKGRQLPIMYCSKRLNFFSISGNLATQLPQATGFAMASASKGDSRIAATWVGEGSTAEGDFHSALTFATVYNAPVIFNVINNQWAISSFSGFAGAERANFAARAIGYGVAGLRVDGNDPLAVYAAERWAADRARSNGGPTLIEHFTYRAEGHSTSDDPSAYRSADEGSEWPLGDPVNRLKNHLIAIGEWSEAQQDAQDAELDTMVKEAQKEAEKNGILGHGLHHPFATMFEDVFEELPWHLKEQSEQAIRERQIKWPEDPAE from the coding sequence ATGGCATCGGCAAACGACGCGAAAGGGCACAACCGCCCGCCGCTGCGGCTGCATGTGCCCGAGCCGTTCTACCGCCCGGGCGATGCGGTCGATTTCAGCCATGTGACCATTCCCCCCGCCGGTGCGCAGCCGCGCCCGGACGAAGCCTGCCCCGCGCGCGATACCTATCCGCTGTGCGATGACCTGATCCGGGTGCTGGGCGAAGACAATCAGGCGCACGGCCCGTGGGACCCGCGACTCGCTCCGGAAACCTTGCGTCAGATGCTGCGCGAAATGGCCCTGGTGCGCGCCTTCGACAACCGGATGTACCGCGCCCAGCGGCAGGGCAAGACCAGCTTCTACATGAAATGCACCGGCGAAGAGGCGACCAGCGTCTGCGCCACCCACGCGCTCGATGCGGACGACATGATCTTCCCGTCCTACCGCCAGCAGGGCTGCCTGATCGCGCGCGGATACCGGCTGACCGAGATGATCAACCAGATCTACTCGAACCGGGCGGACAAGCTGAAGGGCCGCCAGCTGCCGATCATGTATTGCTCCAAGCGGCTCAACTTCTTCTCGATCAGCGGCAATCTCGCCACCCAGCTGCCGCAGGCGACCGGCTTCGCGATGGCGAGCGCGAGCAAGGGCGATTCGCGCATCGCCGCGACCTGGGTGGGCGAGGGAAGCACGGCGGAAGGCGATTTCCATTCCGCGCTCACTTTCGCCACGGTGTACAATGCGCCGGTCATCTTCAACGTCATCAACAACCAGTGGGCGATTTCCAGCTTCTCCGGATTCGCCGGGGCCGAGCGGGCCAATTTCGCCGCCCGCGCCATCGGCTATGGCGTGGCTGGGCTGCGGGTGGATGGCAACGACCCGCTGGCGGTCTATGCGGCGGAGCGCTGGGCAGCGGACCGGGCGCGTTCCAACGGCGGGCCGACGCTGATCGAGCATTTCACCTACCGCGCCGAGGGGCATTCCACTTCGGACGATCCCTCCGCCTATCGCAGCGCCGATGAAGGCAGCGAATGGCCGCTGGGCGATCCGGTCAACCGGCTGAAAAACCACCTGATTGCGATCGGCGAATGGTCCGAAGCGCAGCAGGATGCGCAGGATGCCGAACTCGATACCATGGTGAAGGAAGCGCAGAAGGAAGCCGAGAAGAACGGCATCCTCGGCCACGGCTTGCACCATCCTTTCGCCACCATGTTCGAGGACGTGTTCGAGGAATTGCCCTGGCACCTCAAGGAACAGAGCGAACAGGCGATCCGCGAGCGGCAAATCAAGTGGCCGGAGGACCCGGCGGAATGA
- a CDS encoding GDP-mannose 4,6-dehydratase produces the protein MRVLVTGAAGFIGAALSEHLLARGDAVIGIDNCNDYYDPALKAARIERVQSAGGDFAFYEIDFADIGALTAALNGQNFDSIVHLGAQAGVRYSLENPAAYVQSNLVGHANMLEVARQRGVAHMVYASSSSVYGGNDKLPFSVDDRADHPVSLYAATKRADEMLSESYAHLFRIPLTGLRFFTVYGPWGRPDMAMWIFTQKILAGQPIPVFNKGEMWRDFTYIDDIIAGVVAALDHPPADDGNVKAGGSSKPHALYNIGNHRSEKLMRVIELLGDACGREVAIDWQPMQAGDVTRTYADIDAIQRDLGYAPTTSIDVGVPRFVEWYRGYHS, from the coding sequence ATGCGGGTTTTGGTGACAGGGGCGGCGGGGTTCATCGGCGCAGCGCTGAGCGAGCATTTGCTGGCGCGCGGCGACGCGGTGATCGGGATCGACAATTGCAACGATTACTACGATCCGGCGCTGAAGGCGGCGAGGATTGAGCGGGTGCAGTCGGCGGGGGGTGACTTTGCTTTTTACGAGATCGATTTTGCCGACATAGGTGCGCTCACTGCTGCGCTGAACGGCCAAAACTTCGACTCGATTGTCCATCTCGGCGCGCAGGCGGGGGTTCGTTATTCGCTGGAGAATCCGGCGGCCTACGTGCAGTCGAACCTCGTCGGCCATGCCAATATGCTTGAAGTCGCCCGCCAGCGAGGCGTGGCGCACATGGTCTATGCGAGTTCCAGCTCGGTCTATGGCGGCAACGACAAGCTGCCCTTCAGTGTGGATGACCGCGCGGATCATCCTGTCAGTCTCTATGCCGCTACCAAGCGCGCCGACGAGATGCTGAGCGAGAGCTACGCGCACCTGTTCCGCATCCCGCTCACCGGGCTGCGGTTTTTCACCGTCTATGGTCCGTGGGGTCGGCCCGACATGGCGATGTGGATCTTCACCCAGAAGATCCTCGCCGGGCAGCCGATCCCGGTGTTCAACAAGGGCGAGATGTGGCGCGACTTTACCTACATCGACGATATCATCGCAGGGGTGGTCGCGGCGCTGGATCATCCGCCCGCCGATGATGGCAATGTGAAGGCGGGCGGCTCCTCCAAGCCGCACGCGCTCTACAACATCGGCAATCACCGCTCGGAAAAGCTGATGCGGGTTATCGAATTGCTGGGGGATGCCTGCGGGCGCGAAGTCGCGATCGACTGGCAGCCGATGCAAGCGGGCGATGTCACCCGCACCTATGCCGATATCGACGCGATCCAGCGGGATCTTGGCTACGCGCCGACGACGAGCATCGATGTGGGGGTGCCGCGCTTTGTTGAGTGGTATCGCGGGTATCATTCCTGA
- a CDS encoding polysaccharide biosynthesis tyrosine autokinase produces the protein MNQLADPSGIGAHYRSSTTDDRAEALEASIFQRLWSALWLNRLLVGGIVITCVVLSIVISLLSTPLYSASARVQINRVESNVTDVEGVEAEGDSLDYDEFYTTQYALLESVTLAERVARSLELATDEEFLTAFEIPADSMIVRGDSRTANQEIGNILLENLAIDPVRGSSLVDVGFTSPSRTLSARIADAWVDEFIESSIERRFAASNDAREFLEEQLAELRDRLEQSEREIVAYVTGNEIFPVGSAAEGGGAGDTLTGNALSATSAALIEARSARIAAESAFRENAGGPENPLLNTLRARRAELTSERAELLTRFTDGYPPVVAITNQIAEIEREISAAEGLSRGDLQSAYRAAVEREQAVQAQVDSLKNVYLAEQGASIEYNILQRDVDTNRELYNGLLQRYKEIGVAGVETSNTQLVDSAKIPRFPSSPNLPLNIVIGFLFGSGLAAGVVFVREQIDRSLRDPTDVKKVLGLPLLGAIPRVDEDGYLEQLSDPKSEISEAYLATSTLLDLSTEHGFPRKLVLSSAVPNEGKTSSSYALANLLARRGKKTILVDFDLRSPSVGTIAGLPNVGGVSNLLSGSDDIARFVRQGDRENLSFLTAGPIPPNPGELIAGERAGRLLDMLAEQYDHIVIDSPPVLGMADALVLSLLADGMVFVIEANNVRLRQLSNALQRLRDVDAAIFGAIVTKLDQRNSDFGYGYGYGYGYGYGQNSESEKE, from the coding sequence TTGAACCAGCTTGCGGATCCTTCGGGTATTGGTGCGCACTATCGCAGTTCGACTACGGACGATCGTGCTGAGGCGTTAGAAGCGTCCATCTTTCAGCGGCTGTGGTCGGCCCTGTGGCTCAACCGGCTTCTCGTGGGTGGGATTGTCATCACCTGCGTCGTGCTGAGTATCGTCATTTCCCTTTTGTCGACGCCTTTGTACTCGGCGTCCGCACGCGTTCAGATCAATCGGGTGGAAAGCAATGTCACTGACGTCGAGGGGGTCGAAGCGGAAGGCGACTCGCTCGATTATGATGAATTCTACACGACCCAATACGCCTTGCTGGAATCCGTTACACTAGCGGAACGAGTTGCCCGGTCGCTGGAGTTGGCCACCGACGAGGAGTTTCTTACTGCCTTCGAAATTCCTGCAGACAGCATGATAGTAAGAGGCGATTCCAGAACTGCGAACCAGGAGATCGGCAACATTCTGCTGGAGAACTTGGCGATAGATCCGGTGCGGGGATCCAGCCTGGTTGATGTAGGCTTCACAAGCCCGTCGCGGACGCTATCGGCGCGAATAGCGGATGCATGGGTCGATGAATTCATTGAATCGAGCATTGAGCGACGCTTTGCCGCATCGAACGATGCGCGGGAGTTTCTGGAAGAACAACTCGCCGAGTTGCGCGACCGGCTGGAACAGTCCGAGCGTGAGATAGTCGCTTACGTGACAGGCAACGAGATATTCCCCGTCGGTTCGGCCGCTGAAGGCGGGGGCGCGGGCGATACGCTTACGGGGAATGCACTTTCTGCCACGAGTGCAGCTTTGATTGAAGCGCGCTCGGCCAGAATTGCGGCTGAGAGTGCATTCCGCGAAAATGCCGGCGGTCCTGAAAATCCTTTACTGAATACGTTGCGGGCTCGGCGCGCGGAACTCACTTCGGAACGTGCAGAACTGCTGACCCGTTTTACGGATGGGTATCCGCCCGTTGTGGCGATCACCAATCAGATTGCGGAGATCGAGCGTGAAATCTCTGCCGCCGAGGGACTCTCGCGAGGCGACCTGCAAAGCGCCTATCGAGCGGCAGTGGAACGTGAGCAGGCTGTGCAGGCGCAAGTCGACTCTTTGAAGAATGTATATCTGGCGGAGCAGGGCGCGAGCATCGAGTACAACATTCTTCAGCGCGACGTTGATACGAACAGGGAACTCTACAACGGCCTGCTCCAGCGCTACAAAGAAATCGGAGTGGCGGGCGTCGAGACGAGTAATACGCAGTTGGTCGATTCCGCCAAGATTCCGCGCTTTCCTTCCAGCCCCAACTTACCCTTGAACATCGTGATCGGGTTCTTGTTCGGCAGTGGGCTTGCTGCTGGCGTAGTCTTTGTTCGCGAACAGATCGATCGTAGCCTGCGTGATCCCACCGATGTCAAAAAGGTTCTTGGCTTGCCGCTTCTCGGCGCAATCCCGCGCGTCGACGAAGATGGCTACCTGGAGCAGCTTTCCGATCCCAAGAGCGAAATTTCGGAAGCTTATCTTGCGACATCCACGTTGCTGGATTTGTCGACGGAACACGGTTTCCCGCGCAAGCTGGTTCTTTCGAGTGCCGTTCCAAACGAGGGCAAAACAAGTTCTTCCTATGCGCTCGCCAATTTGCTGGCTCGGCGGGGTAAGAAAACCATCCTCGTCGATTTCGACTTGCGCAGCCCCTCTGTGGGTACAATCGCGGGCTTGCCGAACGTAGGCGGTGTGAGCAATCTCTTGTCCGGCTCTGACGACATCGCGCGTTTTGTGAGGCAGGGCGATCGGGAGAATCTCTCCTTCCTCACCGCCGGACCCATTCCTCCCAATCCCGGCGAACTTATCGCCGGAGAGCGGGCAGGGCGCCTGCTCGACATGCTTGCCGAGCAATACGATCACATCGTCATCGATTCGCCGCCCGTTCTCGGTATGGCAGACGCTTTGGTCCTTTCGCTACTGGCGGATGGCATGGTCTTCGTTATCGAGGCCAACAATGTTCGCCTTCGCCAGCTTTCGAACGCGTTACAGCGCCTACGGGATGTCGATGCCGCAATTTTCGGTGCCATCGTCACCAAGCTCGATCAGCGCAATTCTGACTTCGGCTACGGCTACGGATACGGATACGGATACGGCTACGGGCAAAATTCAGAAAGCGAGAAGGAGTGA